One genomic window of Candidatus Aminicenantes bacterium includes the following:
- a CDS encoding nucleotidyltransferase domain-containing protein, with the protein MGVLEKFVPGTDVRAFGQRVCGTARRHSDLELVIMTKQPLEAPLLADLKAAFMASSLPFSVVALDWAALEDRTRRDIEVESVLIRKAALPA; encoded by the coding sequence ATGGGTGTGCTCGAGAAGTTTGTCCCCGGGACCGACGTGCGTGCTTTCGGCCAGCGGGTCTGCGGAACTGCCCGCCGCCACTCCGACCTGGAACTGGTCATCATGACCAAGCAGCCCCTCGAAGCGCCCCTTCTGGCCGATCTCAAGGCGGCTTTTATGGCCTCCTCTTTGCCGTTCTCCGTCGTCGCCCTCGATTGGGCGGCGCTCGAGGATCGTACCCGTCGCGATATCGAGGTGGAATCGGTCCTTATCCGGAAAGCCGCGCTCCCGGCCTGA